In Belonocnema kinseyi isolate 2016_QV_RU_SX_M_011 chromosome 4, B_treatae_v1, whole genome shotgun sequence, a single window of DNA contains:
- the LOC117170554 gene encoding origin recognition complex subunit 3 isoform X4 — protein sequence MEKVSVSKGVFSSKSYIFGDKRIKHEYQNYMDFPWYHSYKEIWSTVQNCTEDINYTMFKQIMEDLHSYVSKVKDGSMKILPSEIPTAILLAGVNVPDHVMLFDKVVSTLESVTPYIATVSSKNCNNMKNMVEESIYQLINAETKICLALHFFDNNWASLCCNSSDIEEKIDNLMLSDIQEFKKLPSIAHYFKGKEELNPKEFKKFLVDRTKTFQIYMHEFLSVLKCLHAFVATLTSAPLGKKFREIYGKAVSSNLTDSEEYKSALQLLKYLAKEELLLKLTEVIEVAKDNEKFLPQGFKKNLEKNFKIIQNASLEIPSPVKSRKTDSEETSPKSEVNKVGERLKRMAFVEDLRSKARKTSHSPYKEAQENLIDYLDRDIFSVYLKNPRKYVGHDIFCFHDSNLVKRQIKGSLRAAVHTALNDPRFYLKCDCCHVSNDGEILSTMPDLSIIYKLHLENRKLINMYDWLQSFLSFVDPSETEEQREVDPAINARFSQAVAELQFLGYIKGSKRKTDHVKRLT from the exons gatattaattatacaatgttcaaacaaattatggAAGACTTGCATTCCTACGTATCTAAGGTAAAAGATGGTTCAATGAAAATTCTGCCATCCGAAATACCGACCGCAATTTTGTTGGCTG gTGTCAATGTTCCTGATCACGTCATGCTTTTTGATAAAGTAGTGTCGACTCTTGAAAGTGTCACTCCTTATATAGCGACTGTGAGCTCGAAGAATTGTAATAACATGAAAAACATGGTTGAAGAAAGCATTTATCAATTGATCAATGCAGAAACAAAG ATTTGCTTGGCCCTACACTTTTTTGACAACAATTGGGCTTCTCTCTGTTGCAATTCAAGTGACATCGAAGAGAAGATAGATAATTTAATGCTCTCAGACattcaggaatttaagaaattacctTCAATAGCCCACTACTTCAAAGGGAAAGAAGAATTGAATCCAAAGGAGTTTAAA aaatttctcGTCGATCGCACAAAAACGTTTCAAATATATATGCACGAATTTCTGTCAGTGCTTAAATGCTTGCATGCTTTTGTTGCTACTCTGACAAGTGCTCCGTTAGGAAAAAAA TTTCGAGAAATATACGGGAAAGCTGTTAGCTCAAATTTAACGGATTCGGAAGAATACAAGAGTGCACTACAACTTTTAAAATACCTGGCTAAAGAAGAGCTCCTCTTGAAACTCACTGAAGTTATAGAAGTTGCTAAAGACAATGAAAAGTTCTTACCTCAGGGTTTTAAGAAGAATTTAGAGAAgaacttcaaaataatacaaaatgctAGTTTAGAAATTCCTTCTCCAGTTAAATCAAGAAAGACTGATTCAGAAGAGACGTCACCAAAATCTGAAGTGAATAAAGTAGGGGAGAGACTCAAGCGTATGGCATTTGTAGAG GATCTGCGTAGCAAGGCACGGAAGACTTCACATTCGCCGTACAAAGAAGCACAGGAAAATTTGATAGATTATCTGGACAGAGACATATTTTCTGTTTATCTGAAGAATCCTAGAAAATACGTGGGACATGACATTTTCTGTTTCCATGATAGCAATTTGGTGAAACGACAGATTAAAGGTTCTCTCCGAGCTGCAGTTCATACCGCATTGAATGATCCCAGATTTTATCTCAAg TGTGATTGCTGCCATGTGAGTAACGACGGCGAAATTCTGAGTACAATGCCAGATCTCAGTATAATTTATAAACTGCACTTAGAGAACAGGAAGTTGATTAATATGTACGACTGGTTACAG tCATTCCTGTCGTTCGTCGACCCCAGCGAAACTGAAGAACAACGGGAAGTAGATCCAGCGATAAA CGCCCGATTCTCGCAGGCAGTTGCAGAATTGCAGTTCCTCGGGTACATAAAAGGATCTAAAAGGAAGACAGATCATGTTAAACGGCTTACTtga
- the LOC117170554 gene encoding origin recognition complex subunit 3 isoform X2, which translates to MEKVSVSKDINYTMFKQIMEDLHSYVSKVKDGSMKILPSEIPTAILLAGVNVPDHVMLFDKVVSTLESVTPYIATVSSKNCNNMKNMVEESIYQLINAETKDDPIIKKTHCTFRALSCWYQESNKENTPLVIIVRDFENFSAKALHDFVYNLSIYSTMKIVLIFGIATSLHVVHRTLSYDVTSKLRVKVFSTQTQLQSLSDALEGIIFSHKIPFKLTGNAFNLLQDIFLFYDLSVDGFMQAYKICLALHFFDNNWASLCCNSSDIEEKIDNLMLSDIQEFKKLPSIAHYFKGKEELNPKEFKKFLVDRTKTFQIYMHEFLSVLKCLHAFVATLTSAPLGKKFREIYGKAVSSNLTDSEEYKSALQLLKYLAKEELLLKLTEVIEVAKDNEKFLPQGFKKNLEKNFKIIQNASLEIPSPVKSRKTDSEETSPKSEVNKVGERLKRMAFVEDLRSKARKTSHSPYKEAQENLIDYLDRDIFSVYLKNPRKYVGHDIFCFHDSNLVKRQIKGSLRAAVHTALNDPRFYLKCDCCHVSNDGEILSTMPDLSIIYKLHLENRKLINMYDWLQSFLSFVDPSETEEQREVDPAINARFSQAVAELQFLGYIKGSKRKTDHVKRLT; encoded by the exons gatattaattatacaatgttcaaacaaattatggAAGACTTGCATTCCTACGTATCTAAGGTAAAAGATGGTTCAATGAAAATTCTGCCATCCGAAATACCGACCGCAATTTTGTTGGCTG gTGTCAATGTTCCTGATCACGTCATGCTTTTTGATAAAGTAGTGTCGACTCTTGAAAGTGTCACTCCTTATATAGCGACTGTGAGCTCGAAGAATTGTAATAACATGAAAAACATGGTTGAAGAAAGCATTTATCAATTGATCAATGCAGAAACAAAG GACGATCCAATTATAAAGAAGACTCATTGCACTTTTCGTGCTTTGAGTTGCTGGTATCAAGAATCGAACAAAGAAAATACACCACTCGTTATAATTGTACgtgattttgaaaacttttctgcCAAAGCACTACACGATTTCGTCTATAATTTAAG TATATACTCTAcaatgaaaatagttttaatcttCGGTATTGCAACAAGTTTGCATGTCGTGCATAGAACCCTGTCCTACGACGTTACATCAAAACTTCGAGTAAAA GTGTTTTCCACACAAACACAATTGCAAAGTTTATCGGATGCTTTGGAAGGAATTATTTTCTCACATAAAATACCGTTTAAACTAACAGGAAATGCGTTTAATTTGCTTCAGGATATATTTCTCTTTTATGACTTATCGGTTGATGGATTTATGCAAGCTTacaag ATTTGCTTGGCCCTACACTTTTTTGACAACAATTGGGCTTCTCTCTGTTGCAATTCAAGTGACATCGAAGAGAAGATAGATAATTTAATGCTCTCAGACattcaggaatttaagaaattacctTCAATAGCCCACTACTTCAAAGGGAAAGAAGAATTGAATCCAAAGGAGTTTAAA aaatttctcGTCGATCGCACAAAAACGTTTCAAATATATATGCACGAATTTCTGTCAGTGCTTAAATGCTTGCATGCTTTTGTTGCTACTCTGACAAGTGCTCCGTTAGGAAAAAAA TTTCGAGAAATATACGGGAAAGCTGTTAGCTCAAATTTAACGGATTCGGAAGAATACAAGAGTGCACTACAACTTTTAAAATACCTGGCTAAAGAAGAGCTCCTCTTGAAACTCACTGAAGTTATAGAAGTTGCTAAAGACAATGAAAAGTTCTTACCTCAGGGTTTTAAGAAGAATTTAGAGAAgaacttcaaaataatacaaaatgctAGTTTAGAAATTCCTTCTCCAGTTAAATCAAGAAAGACTGATTCAGAAGAGACGTCACCAAAATCTGAAGTGAATAAAGTAGGGGAGAGACTCAAGCGTATGGCATTTGTAGAG GATCTGCGTAGCAAGGCACGGAAGACTTCACATTCGCCGTACAAAGAAGCACAGGAAAATTTGATAGATTATCTGGACAGAGACATATTTTCTGTTTATCTGAAGAATCCTAGAAAATACGTGGGACATGACATTTTCTGTTTCCATGATAGCAATTTGGTGAAACGACAGATTAAAGGTTCTCTCCGAGCTGCAGTTCATACCGCATTGAATGATCCCAGATTTTATCTCAAg TGTGATTGCTGCCATGTGAGTAACGACGGCGAAATTCTGAGTACAATGCCAGATCTCAGTATAATTTATAAACTGCACTTAGAGAACAGGAAGTTGATTAATATGTACGACTGGTTACAG tCATTCCTGTCGTTCGTCGACCCCAGCGAAACTGAAGAACAACGGGAAGTAGATCCAGCGATAAA CGCCCGATTCTCGCAGGCAGTTGCAGAATTGCAGTTCCTCGGGTACATAAAAGGATCTAAAAGGAAGACAGATCATGTTAAACGGCTTACTtga
- the LOC117170554 gene encoding origin recognition complex subunit 3 isoform X3, whose translation MLFDKVVSTLESVTPYIATVSSKNCNNMKNMVEESIYQLINAETKDDPIIKKTHCTFRALSCWYQESNKENTPLVIIVRDFENFSAKALHDFVYNLSIYSTMKIVLIFGIATSLHVVHRTLSYDVTSKLRVKVFSTQTQLQSLSDALEGIIFSHKIPFKLTGNAFNLLQDIFLFYDLSVDGFMQAYKICLALHFFDNNWASLCCNSSDIEEKIDNLMLSDIQEFKKLPSIAHYFKGKEELNPKEFKKFLVDRTKTFQIYMHEFLSVLKCLHAFVATLTSAPLGKKFREIYGKAVSSNLTDSEEYKSALQLLKYLAKEELLLKLTEVIEVAKDNEKFLPQGFKKNLEKNFKIIQNASLEIPSPVKSRKTDSEETSPKSEVNKVGERLKRMAFVEDLRSKARKTSHSPYKEAQENLIDYLDRDIFSVYLKNPRKYVGHDIFCFHDSNLVKRQIKGSLRAAVHTALNDPRFYLKCDCCHVSNDGEILSTMPDLSIIYKLHLENRKLINMYDWLQSFLSFVDPSETEEQREVDPAINARFSQAVAELQFLGYIKGSKRKTDHVKRLT comes from the exons ATGCTTTTTGATAAAGTAGTGTCGACTCTTGAAAGTGTCACTCCTTATATAGCGACTGTGAGCTCGAAGAATTGTAATAACATGAAAAACATGGTTGAAGAAAGCATTTATCAATTGATCAATGCAGAAACAAAG GACGATCCAATTATAAAGAAGACTCATTGCACTTTTCGTGCTTTGAGTTGCTGGTATCAAGAATCGAACAAAGAAAATACACCACTCGTTATAATTGTACgtgattttgaaaacttttctgcCAAAGCACTACACGATTTCGTCTATAATTTAAG TATATACTCTAcaatgaaaatagttttaatcttCGGTATTGCAACAAGTTTGCATGTCGTGCATAGAACCCTGTCCTACGACGTTACATCAAAACTTCGAGTAAAA GTGTTTTCCACACAAACACAATTGCAAAGTTTATCGGATGCTTTGGAAGGAATTATTTTCTCACATAAAATACCGTTTAAACTAACAGGAAATGCGTTTAATTTGCTTCAGGATATATTTCTCTTTTATGACTTATCGGTTGATGGATTTATGCAAGCTTacaag ATTTGCTTGGCCCTACACTTTTTTGACAACAATTGGGCTTCTCTCTGTTGCAATTCAAGTGACATCGAAGAGAAGATAGATAATTTAATGCTCTCAGACattcaggaatttaagaaattacctTCAATAGCCCACTACTTCAAAGGGAAAGAAGAATTGAATCCAAAGGAGTTTAAA aaatttctcGTCGATCGCACAAAAACGTTTCAAATATATATGCACGAATTTCTGTCAGTGCTTAAATGCTTGCATGCTTTTGTTGCTACTCTGACAAGTGCTCCGTTAGGAAAAAAA TTTCGAGAAATATACGGGAAAGCTGTTAGCTCAAATTTAACGGATTCGGAAGAATACAAGAGTGCACTACAACTTTTAAAATACCTGGCTAAAGAAGAGCTCCTCTTGAAACTCACTGAAGTTATAGAAGTTGCTAAAGACAATGAAAAGTTCTTACCTCAGGGTTTTAAGAAGAATTTAGAGAAgaacttcaaaataatacaaaatgctAGTTTAGAAATTCCTTCTCCAGTTAAATCAAGAAAGACTGATTCAGAAGAGACGTCACCAAAATCTGAAGTGAATAAAGTAGGGGAGAGACTCAAGCGTATGGCATTTGTAGAG GATCTGCGTAGCAAGGCACGGAAGACTTCACATTCGCCGTACAAAGAAGCACAGGAAAATTTGATAGATTATCTGGACAGAGACATATTTTCTGTTTATCTGAAGAATCCTAGAAAATACGTGGGACATGACATTTTCTGTTTCCATGATAGCAATTTGGTGAAACGACAGATTAAAGGTTCTCTCCGAGCTGCAGTTCATACCGCATTGAATGATCCCAGATTTTATCTCAAg TGTGATTGCTGCCATGTGAGTAACGACGGCGAAATTCTGAGTACAATGCCAGATCTCAGTATAATTTATAAACTGCACTTAGAGAACAGGAAGTTGATTAATATGTACGACTGGTTACAG tCATTCCTGTCGTTCGTCGACCCCAGCGAAACTGAAGAACAACGGGAAGTAGATCCAGCGATAAA CGCCCGATTCTCGCAGGCAGTTGCAGAATTGCAGTTCCTCGGGTACATAAAAGGATCTAAAAGGAAGACAGATCATGTTAAACGGCTTACTtga
- the LOC117170554 gene encoding origin recognition complex subunit 3 isoform X1, with product MEKVSVSKGVFSSKSYIFGDKRIKHEYQNYMDFPWYHSYKEIWSTVQNCTEDINYTMFKQIMEDLHSYVSKVKDGSMKILPSEIPTAILLAGVNVPDHVMLFDKVVSTLESVTPYIATVSSKNCNNMKNMVEESIYQLINAETKDDPIIKKTHCTFRALSCWYQESNKENTPLVIIVRDFENFSAKALHDFVYNLSIYSTMKIVLIFGIATSLHVVHRTLSYDVTSKLRVKVFSTQTQLQSLSDALEGIIFSHKIPFKLTGNAFNLLQDIFLFYDLSVDGFMQAYKICLALHFFDNNWASLCCNSSDIEEKIDNLMLSDIQEFKKLPSIAHYFKGKEELNPKEFKKFLVDRTKTFQIYMHEFLSVLKCLHAFVATLTSAPLGKKFREIYGKAVSSNLTDSEEYKSALQLLKYLAKEELLLKLTEVIEVAKDNEKFLPQGFKKNLEKNFKIIQNASLEIPSPVKSRKTDSEETSPKSEVNKVGERLKRMAFVEDLRSKARKTSHSPYKEAQENLIDYLDRDIFSVYLKNPRKYVGHDIFCFHDSNLVKRQIKGSLRAAVHTALNDPRFYLKCDCCHVSNDGEILSTMPDLSIIYKLHLENRKLINMYDWLQSFLSFVDPSETEEQREVDPAINARFSQAVAELQFLGYIKGSKRKTDHVKRLT from the exons gatattaattatacaatgttcaaacaaattatggAAGACTTGCATTCCTACGTATCTAAGGTAAAAGATGGTTCAATGAAAATTCTGCCATCCGAAATACCGACCGCAATTTTGTTGGCTG gTGTCAATGTTCCTGATCACGTCATGCTTTTTGATAAAGTAGTGTCGACTCTTGAAAGTGTCACTCCTTATATAGCGACTGTGAGCTCGAAGAATTGTAATAACATGAAAAACATGGTTGAAGAAAGCATTTATCAATTGATCAATGCAGAAACAAAG GACGATCCAATTATAAAGAAGACTCATTGCACTTTTCGTGCTTTGAGTTGCTGGTATCAAGAATCGAACAAAGAAAATACACCACTCGTTATAATTGTACgtgattttgaaaacttttctgcCAAAGCACTACACGATTTCGTCTATAATTTAAG TATATACTCTAcaatgaaaatagttttaatcttCGGTATTGCAACAAGTTTGCATGTCGTGCATAGAACCCTGTCCTACGACGTTACATCAAAACTTCGAGTAAAA GTGTTTTCCACACAAACACAATTGCAAAGTTTATCGGATGCTTTGGAAGGAATTATTTTCTCACATAAAATACCGTTTAAACTAACAGGAAATGCGTTTAATTTGCTTCAGGATATATTTCTCTTTTATGACTTATCGGTTGATGGATTTATGCAAGCTTacaag ATTTGCTTGGCCCTACACTTTTTTGACAACAATTGGGCTTCTCTCTGTTGCAATTCAAGTGACATCGAAGAGAAGATAGATAATTTAATGCTCTCAGACattcaggaatttaagaaattacctTCAATAGCCCACTACTTCAAAGGGAAAGAAGAATTGAATCCAAAGGAGTTTAAA aaatttctcGTCGATCGCACAAAAACGTTTCAAATATATATGCACGAATTTCTGTCAGTGCTTAAATGCTTGCATGCTTTTGTTGCTACTCTGACAAGTGCTCCGTTAGGAAAAAAA TTTCGAGAAATATACGGGAAAGCTGTTAGCTCAAATTTAACGGATTCGGAAGAATACAAGAGTGCACTACAACTTTTAAAATACCTGGCTAAAGAAGAGCTCCTCTTGAAACTCACTGAAGTTATAGAAGTTGCTAAAGACAATGAAAAGTTCTTACCTCAGGGTTTTAAGAAGAATTTAGAGAAgaacttcaaaataatacaaaatgctAGTTTAGAAATTCCTTCTCCAGTTAAATCAAGAAAGACTGATTCAGAAGAGACGTCACCAAAATCTGAAGTGAATAAAGTAGGGGAGAGACTCAAGCGTATGGCATTTGTAGAG GATCTGCGTAGCAAGGCACGGAAGACTTCACATTCGCCGTACAAAGAAGCACAGGAAAATTTGATAGATTATCTGGACAGAGACATATTTTCTGTTTATCTGAAGAATCCTAGAAAATACGTGGGACATGACATTTTCTGTTTCCATGATAGCAATTTGGTGAAACGACAGATTAAAGGTTCTCTCCGAGCTGCAGTTCATACCGCATTGAATGATCCCAGATTTTATCTCAAg TGTGATTGCTGCCATGTGAGTAACGACGGCGAAATTCTGAGTACAATGCCAGATCTCAGTATAATTTATAAACTGCACTTAGAGAACAGGAAGTTGATTAATATGTACGACTGGTTACAG tCATTCCTGTCGTTCGTCGACCCCAGCGAAACTGAAGAACAACGGGAAGTAGATCCAGCGATAAA CGCCCGATTCTCGCAGGCAGTTGCAGAATTGCAGTTCCTCGGGTACATAAAAGGATCTAAAAGGAAGACAGATCATGTTAAACGGCTTACTtga